A stretch of DNA from Doryrhamphus excisus isolate RoL2022-K1 chromosome 6, RoL_Dexc_1.0, whole genome shotgun sequence:
TTGAATATTTTCACAAGTAGAGCATAGATagcttgtttatgactttgtaaatatggTTTATCCCATTATtggagtcctgtagacatgaaataacatccctatagtcacctttacactcgtgttattcttttttttgttgttgttttttttacaccacaggCTGCACAATGATTATGTACAGTCTTCATGATCCCGACAAGGATTAAAGGGATGGCCCCagctttaaacattagcatgaAACCAAGCTAAGTAGTTAGCTTCCAATTTGTTTACTCTAAACCTCAAGTgcttcaaatggagtggggaagaaggacaaaaaagaaggcaaaaatgtaccacttccacactggatgCGAGCAGAATTGTTTTTGCTatgtcatgttggacatgccatgttTGACTCCATGTAatgtctcattaatgtaacattactgacatctagtgatcagaatactacacatgacttttaaatatttgttgacGAATAATCATATCCAATTGCATGAAGTAGTGATATTCGAACCGCAAAGTGATGAGGGACGGcggtaaatatatttttcaacagTGAGCAATGATTTTCCTCTTTTTAATAGGCATATTATTTTGAAAGGGATGATAAAGCCCTACCAAATTTTGCCAAGTTTTTTGGGGCCCAGTCCAAAGAGGAGCGCGAGCACGCCGAGAAGCTGTTGACTTTCCAGAACAAGAGGGGAGGCAGGATTTTTCTACAGGATGTCAAGGTAATTTGAGATACTGCTATCTTGTAGACTTGAAAAAATAAACTAcattgggggggggcgggggtttgTTACTCCCAGTAGCAACTTTGAATGCCAATTTAGGAGCTAAATGTTTTTGTAGACAATGTATCCAGTGAATAGAGTACATATACTCTTACTAAATGTACTCGACAAATGTGAGTAAATACCAATAATGTGTCTTTGTGTTTATAAGAAACCTGACCGAGATGAATGGGGTAGTGGCATGGAGGCTTTGGAGTGCGCCTTGCAGCTGGAGAAAAGTGTAAACCAATCTCTGCTGGAGCTACAGGAAATGGGCGCGCAGCACAACGATCCTCATGTATGTCTCACATTTACTTATATTTAGCTTGCCCTGTTAATACTTTGTATTATGGATCTGTGATGGGAATATGTGTTTAATTTATCATTAACAATTCAATTGTTGTTTGGAATTGTTACTGAGGCAATTCTTAATGATTATGAGCAATTAAGGCAAAATAGAGTACACTACTTGGCTGTAACCGGCAGAAGGTGATTTAGTCTCTACTGCCCTTCCATGAACTACTTCACTAATTGTTGAATTTAAACATGAATTCTCTTTTCTCCCCGCAGCTGTGTGACTTCATTGAGACCCACTATCTGGATGAGCAGGTCAAGTCCATCAAGCAGCTCGCTGACTGGATCTCAAACCTGCGGCGCATGGGCGCGCCACAGAACGGCATGGCTGAGTACCTCTTTGACAAACACACCATGGCTGAGGAGGCCAGCAGTCAAACATAGGCCGATGAGCTGCGGTATCGTCACTCACCTCTACATGCCCTTTGCCGCGCCTTATTCGGAACGTCTGTTATTTGCAGAGCACAAaagccatattttttttgtactcgTGTGCCGTTTCTGATTCAGAATTTTCTAATGTTGCCTTGTTTCACAAAGGATTGAAGCACATTCTGAATTGATCAAAATGAGCGTTTGCATCCATCCTAGTGTCACTGTCTGGTAAATTACAGTGAGAAAATGCTATTATCGTCCTGCTGACTTTTCTCTGTCAGAAATCATTGCGCACATTGAGAGAGaaagccactagatggcagcagatACTGTAATCTACCATATAATGCAAACATCTTGTTACAGTTTTGCACAATCTAAAGTCAAATTTAATTATGACACCCACCACACGCCCACACACATAGTCACCATAAAcataattattgtttgaccTGTATGTAGTAGTCATCAGGATACATGTATTTTATAACAAATACTCATTAGTGGGtctaatatttttgtgttaagttAGCCAAAACAAATATATGGAACTGATTTACAAGACAATAGAAATTAAAATCACTGGAATCCTTTTAGCTAGGATTCTAATGTGTATTGTAAACCTCATAGTACactttttaaagtaaataatgctACAGCTACTGTCGGGTGGGCGATGTACAATAAGATTGTTTTCTCTAAATGAGCACTGTATACCAAAGCACAGTGGACATAATGTGtgattgtataaaaaaaaaataaagctgcaataaaatcTAATTcaggtttttaatgtttttattgaaaaacaaaatactgttTTATTACGTGAGCAACAATTTTAAGGACGGTAGTTCAGATAATTCCCATGTAAGTTCCATATGTTTGTTTCTTCCCCATATGTTGACACTGAAATCCTTAAAGGTGTTTTGGGCCTTAAAAGTGGGTTAATTGTTCTGTAAGTGCTCACTAGGAAGTGGAGATTAATTCCTACATGTGTGATGCAAACAGCTTTTTCTCAGTCTTGTTTCCTTCCTGTACACGCCTTGTTCCCGCTACCCTCCACCAGCACGCCCAGCAGGTCTCCTTCAGCCAATGAGATTCCAGAATCATTGGGGGAATTTGGTTGATTGGCTTCTTGTTGAGAAGGCGCTGAATTGGAAGCGGTCAGGTTATTCAGCCCGCCATTGCTTGCCTTTGCGTTGGCAGTGAAGTTGCAGTGGTTGCTAAAGCTACTCAGACTTGTGCCGTTACAAAGACCTACCGCTGTGCCAGCGCTGTTGCCGCTTGTCACGTTAATGCTACTGGAGCTGTTGTGATTACTTGGATTTGCTGGCCCGGGACGAGACGGAGGGGTGAAGGAGAACACCCTTTCTCCCCCGCTTCCCATCGTCCGAGCACTTAGAGGCCCAGGTTGGCTGTCAGCGGACGGCAAGGCGTCCAGCGTCAGGCACGGTGGTGGAGGCCGGCGTGACAGCAGGCCGTGCCCACGTCTGAGTTTTGATATCGGGCAAAGCTCAGGCTGCGGGTCGGGGAATGAGAAGGCCGGGGTGGTCGGTGTCTCGCCATCCTCACTCAGCCAGGGGAAAGCAGAGGATGGTGGCGGCGGGATGTGGTTGGGGGTGTCAGGCAACAGCTGTGAGCCCACCATAGGAGGAGCCAGGGAGGTGCAGCTGCGGTCCCACTCGTTCTGAGGTCGCCGAGCAGGTCTTGGTCGTGGCACGGCTGGGGGAATGCAGTGAATGGGCGTCTGGGGGCAACTGTAGAAACCCGGCCTCTCATATAGAGGCAGCCCGGAGAAGCTGTAGTCCCGTTCTTGCTCTGAGTTCAAGGGCTGGCGTGCTTGGTTGTGGATTGATGGAGCCTCTGGGTGTAAGTAAAGGGGGAAGCGATTTAGTGGCGCTCCAGGGCGGCGGCGCAGCAGAGAAACCCGAGAAGAGCGAGGGAAGTTGGGCGACTGAACACCaagaaggcgacccaggcctcCAAGCAGCGGGGTGGAGTAGTTGGCTTCCTCATTTTCTTTAATCTGCTCCAAATTGGACTGAAACTCCATCTCCTCCTTAGGAACACTAGAGTACAACCACCATAAAGCAAACACATTGTTTACATACATTATAGCTGCACATTAACTTTATGTAGTAGTGtcaaagtgtttgcccccttcccaGTTGTCACGctttaatgtttcagatcatcaaacaaatttaaatactagtcaatcacaacacaactggacacaaaatgcagtttttaaattcattcattcattttctaccgcttttcctcacaaagggtcgcgggtggtgctggagcctaccccagctgtcttcggggcaagaggtggggtacaccttggactggtcaccagccaatcacagggcacatatagacaaacaaccattcacactcacattcatacctatggacaatttggagtcgccaattaacctagcatgtttttggaatgtgggaggaaaccggagtacgaggagaacatgcaaactccacacagagatggccaagggtggaattgaaccctggtctcctagctggaaggtctgcgggctaaccacttggagtttgcatgttctccccgtgcatgcgtgggttttctctgggtactccgatttcctcccacatttaagtgtgacaaacatgcagaaaaataagaaatcaggaagagtGCAAACTGTGTCACCCCATTATATGTGCACCTGATATCCAGTGCAGAACCCATGAAGGAAGGTTTGCAGTGGTCAGCGCTGGCAGCAGTGTAAGGGGGTCGAGGCTCGGACTCATTCCAGTACATGTCTTTCTCAACCAGAGGCAGGCTGTCGTACATCTCGTCTACAGACAGCAGAGACACCTGGAACAATAAAACACAGCTAGTATAAACACAGCGCAATTTCACACCTAGGAAAAAACTGCATTAAAACCTGTAAGTTACGATCGACAAGCCAGTTGGTCTCAAAGTCGTCGTCATCCTCGCCAAAAGGATTTATGAGTTGCTCAGCCACCTGAAAACCAGTATCATGCAGACATGAGACATGGACCCAATCACAACACAGACATCATTCACCGACCTTCAGCCAACCAACGTAGAAGAAAAACTGCAACAACGTGAAGACGGGCAAGTAGAAGTCTAGGTCGTGACCTGGGTACCCTTGGGCTGGATCCAAGAACTGACGACCAATCAAACAAGCCAGGAAGAAGCTGTAGACCGCCACTGTTACCACCTAATCATCATACATTAGTCACACTTGCAAACAAAGTTCCACTAGGTTTTGGTTTTTAGTCCAAATAATTTCCATTCAACACTGCAAGGGGGGACATATTAGAACCTGGGTATAGACCAGAGGCAGGCTGATCCAGTCATATCCATACAGCTTCATGCACTTTGCCCTTAAACTGTTCAACTCCTGAAGACAGAAGAACAACGGTATTCTTCAAAAAGTGTTCCCAGATGGTTAATTTCGCATGTACATGAGGACCTACAGTGAGAATGGCTGTCAGAGCCACGTCGTTGTTGATACGACCCTCGGTCCGGGCCCTCAGAGCCAGACTGACGAACCACATGCAGGGAATCCAAAACTTATTATGAGGGGAGGGCAAGTCTTCGAGATGCCTCAGTTCCTCTGATGTCATCAAACCTGATGGGGACACATCATCTGCCATATACCAGGGCTGTCCAAGTTTAGACACCCATGCCATGTATGTACGTCCATGTGGACCAGTATTTACGTATCTGTTGCTTTAATCTTATAGTCTAGAACATCTTTAGATAGAGCaactatttttttcacatgacatGTTGAACTTCCAGTTAC
This window harbors:
- the fth1b gene encoding ferritin, heavy polypeptide 1b, whose translation is MASQIRQNFHQDCEAAINRQINLELYASYVYLSMAYYFERDDKALPNFAKFFGAQSKEEREHAEKLLTFQNKRGGRIFLQDVKKPDRDEWGSGMEALECALQLEKSVNQSLLELQEMGAQHNDPHLCDFIETHYLDEQVKSIKQLADWISNLRRMGAPQNGMAEYLFDKHTMAEEASSQT
- the best1 gene encoding bestrophin-2, which produces MTVTYSRRVADAGLGTFFHLLLRWKGSIYKLLYRELIIFTLLYYFFSVVYRFVLNVEQKRLFEKLSIYCDRYAELIPVSFVLGFYVTLVVSRWWGQFENVPWPDRLAALVGGHVRGADEASRLTRRTLMRYANLSGVLIYRSVSTAVYKRFPTMEHLVQAGLMTSEELRHLEDLPSPHNKFWIPCMWFVSLALRARTEGRINNDVALTAILTELNSLRAKCMKLYGYDWISLPLVYTQVVTVAVYSFFLACLIGRQFLDPAQGYPGHDLDFYLPVFTLLQFFFYVGWLKVAEQLINPFGEDDDDFETNWLVDRNLQVSLLSVDEMYDSLPLVEKDMYWNESEPRPPYTAASADHCKPSFMGSALDISVPKEEMEFQSNLEQIKENEEANYSTPLLGGLGRLLGVQSPNFPRSSRVSLLRRRPGAPLNRFPLYLHPEAPSIHNQARQPLNSEQERDYSFSGLPLYERPGFYSCPQTPIHCIPPAVPRPRPARRPQNEWDRSCTSLAPPMVGSQLLPDTPNHIPPPPSSAFPWLSEDGETPTTPAFSFPDPQPELCPISKLRRGHGLLSRRPPPPCLTLDALPSADSQPGPLSARTMGSGGERVFSFTPPSRPGPANPSNHNSSSSINVTSGNSAGTAVGLCNGTSLSSFSNHCNFTANAKASNGGLNNLTASNSAPSQQEANQPNSPNDSGISLAEGDLLGVLVEGSGNKACTGRKQD